A single Gammaproteobacteria bacterium CG11_big_fil_rev_8_21_14_0_20_46_22 DNA region contains:
- a CDS encoding 50S ribosomal protein L32: MAVQQNRKTRSKRGMRRAHDSLTGESLSVDSTSGEKHLRHHVSKNGYYRGRQVVDNTPDMAEDDE; the protein is encoded by the coding sequence ATGGCTGTACAACAAAATCGGAAAACACGCTCTAAACGCGGTATGCGCCGTGCACACGATAGTTTGACAGGTGAAAGCCTTTCAGTGGATTCAACATCAGGTGAAAAACACTTGCGTCACCATGTGAGCAAAAACGGTTACTACCGTGGTCGCCAAGTCGTGGACAATACGCCTGATATGGCTGAAGACGACGAATAA
- a CDS encoding phosphate acyltransferase, translating to MKNVTIAVDAMGGDFGVKVTLPAVLHALDTYPELHIILVGKELILKSRLRGRLRKYGERLRIHHADEVVGMDELPSKALRGKKKSSMRLAINLVHEGVAGACVSAGNTGALMATARFVLKTLPGVDRPAIVARIPSGNKQGYVRMLDLGANVDCTPEHLQQFAVMGSILAKDTDDMKKPRVALLNIGSEEIKGNELVRQTNDLLLETKGINYVGFVEGNDIFGDKADVIVCDGFTGNVVLKVMEGEARTIRDQIRRALTRSFFTKIGALFILPALHEVRKRMSPARYNGASLLGLRGIVIKSHGNTTPKGFFKAIERAYAEVARDVPKHISSRVHELLELSKKVDASAEE from the coding sequence GTGAAAAACGTAACGATCGCAGTGGACGCTATGGGCGGTGACTTTGGTGTCAAAGTCACGCTACCTGCTGTCCTGCATGCTCTCGACACTTACCCCGAACTTCATATTATTTTAGTTGGCAAAGAGCTTATTCTAAAGAGCCGTTTGCGCGGTCGTCTTAGAAAATACGGCGAGCGTTTGCGTATTCACCATGCCGATGAAGTGGTTGGCATGGATGAGCTGCCATCCAAAGCCCTGCGTGGTAAAAAGAAATCGTCCATGCGATTGGCGATTAACTTGGTGCACGAAGGTGTGGCGGGTGCTTGCGTGAGCGCAGGCAATACGGGCGCCTTGATGGCCACGGCACGTTTTGTGTTGAAAACCTTGCCAGGCGTGGATCGACCCGCGATTGTTGCGCGTATTCCTTCGGGCAATAAGCAAGGTTATGTGCGCATGCTGGATTTAGGCGCGAATGTTGATTGCACGCCTGAACATCTTCAACAGTTTGCGGTGATGGGTTCGATTTTAGCGAAAGACACTGATGATATGAAAAAGCCACGCGTGGCTTTGTTGAACATTGGCTCTGAAGAAATTAAAGGAAACGAGTTGGTTCGCCAAACGAATGATTTATTGCTTGAAACCAAGGGTATCAATTATGTGGGTTTTGTTGAAGGGAATGATATTTTTGGCGATAAAGCCGATGTGATTGTGTGCGATGGTTTCACCGGTAATGTTGTATTGAAAGTGATGGAAGGTGAGGCGAGAACGATACGTGATCAAATTCGTCGCGCGTTAACTCGCAGCTTTTTCACGAAAATCGGCGCGTTGTTTATTTTACCCGCTTTGCATGAAGTTAGAAAACGCATGAGCCCCGCGCGTTACAACGGCGCGAGCCTTTTGGGTTTGCGCGGCATCGTGATTAAAAGCCATGGCAACACGACGCCTAAAGGCTTTTTTAAGGCTATCGAACGCGCTTACGCCGAAGTGGCGCGCGATGTGCCCAAACATATTTCTAGCCGAGTGCATGAGTTGCTCGAGCTTTCCAAAAAAGTGGATGCTAGCGCCGAGGAGTAA